A single window of Candidatus Nanopelagicales bacterium DNA harbors:
- a CDS encoding FkbM family methyltransferase, with the protein MSFRGTVKRSLLRRAYRLRPDASLTAHQRFLRDGHNELLFAGQALDTSSVVVEVGGYLGDYADEIVTRYGCTVHVFEPVPQFAHALRSRFRESSSVRVHECGIGLSESTTELRLSADATGAWTTGDEITVRLRAWADLRQEIGPTIDLMAVNIEGGEYQLIEDLHRAHALPQIARLYIQFHRLHEASEQQMQRRRRLISESHDLTWSYDFVWERWDVRGRPDSVGTAESPD; encoded by the coding sequence GTGAGTTTCCGGGGGACGGTCAAGCGCTCGCTGCTACGGCGCGCCTACCGTCTCCGACCTGACGCCTCGTTGACCGCCCACCAGCGATTCTTGCGTGACGGTCACAATGAACTCCTCTTCGCAGGCCAGGCCCTGGACACCAGCAGTGTCGTTGTCGAAGTAGGTGGGTATCTCGGCGACTACGCGGACGAGATCGTCACCCGATACGGCTGTACCGTCCACGTATTCGAACCGGTTCCGCAGTTCGCCCACGCTCTGCGCAGCAGGTTCCGCGAGAGCAGTTCAGTTCGAGTACACGAGTGCGGCATTGGCCTCAGCGAGTCGACTACCGAATTGCGACTCTCCGCCGACGCCACAGGGGCATGGACAACGGGCGACGAGATCACGGTCCGGTTGCGAGCGTGGGCGGACCTACGCCAGGAAATCGGACCAACCATCGATCTGATGGCAGTGAATATCGAGGGTGGTGAGTACCAACTCATCGAGGACCTTCACCGCGCACATGCCTTGCCCCAGATCGCACGCCTTTACATCCAGTTCCACCGTCTCCACGAGGCCTCTGAACAGCAGATGCAGCGCAGACGAAGACTCATCTCGGAATCCCACGACCTGACATGGTCGTACGACTTCGTGTGGGAACGCTGGGACGTGCGGGGCCGACCAGACTCAGTTGGCACTGCCGAATCGCCCGATTAG
- the gmd gene encoding GDP-mannose 4,6-dehydratase, with translation MKTAFITGITGQDGSYLAELLLDKGYTVHGLIRRASTFNTHRIDHLYQDPHDTQARLFLHYGDLTDSSRLTTLLEKVAPDEVYHLAAQSHVRVSFDEPEYTGDVTGLGTTRILEAIRAAQVPARFYQASSSEMFGSTPPPQSESSPLQPRSPYAAAKVYSYWTARNYREAYGMFAVNGILFNHESPRRGETFVSRKISMAAAKIAAGEQQHLYLGNLDARRDWGYAKEYVEAMWLMLQAEEPDDFVVATGTAYSVRDFLGFAFGHVGLDWEKFVRFDERYLRPTEVDELVGDPSKVQDSLGWKAQTMVPELARLMVDADMEHDSSGRRSDAGAGHGG, from the coding sequence ATGAAGACGGCTTTCATCACTGGCATCACCGGGCAGGATGGCTCCTACCTGGCCGAGTTACTCCTGGACAAGGGGTACACCGTCCACGGTTTGATCCGACGCGCGTCGACGTTCAACACCCATCGCATCGACCATCTGTACCAGGATCCACACGACACGCAAGCCCGGCTCTTCCTGCACTACGGAGACCTCACCGACTCGTCACGCCTGACCACCCTGCTGGAGAAGGTGGCGCCGGATGAGGTGTACCACCTGGCGGCGCAGTCACACGTGCGGGTGTCGTTCGACGAGCCCGAGTACACAGGTGATGTCACGGGGCTGGGTACCACCCGAATCCTGGAAGCGATCCGTGCCGCGCAGGTGCCGGCGAGGTTCTACCAGGCGTCGAGTTCGGAGATGTTCGGCAGCACACCGCCGCCACAGTCCGAGTCGAGCCCGCTACAGCCCCGCAGCCCCTATGCCGCGGCGAAGGTCTACTCGTACTGGACCGCCCGCAACTACCGCGAGGCTTACGGCATGTTCGCGGTCAACGGCATCCTGTTCAACCACGAGTCACCGCGTCGCGGTGAGACGTTCGTCAGCCGGAAGATCTCTATGGCCGCCGCCAAGATCGCCGCAGGGGAGCAGCAGCACCTGTACCTGGGTAATCTCGACGCACGGCGGGACTGGGGATACGCGAAGGAGTACGTCGAGGCGATGTGGCTGATGCTGCAGGCAGAAGAACCCGACGACTTCGTGGTGGCGACGGGCACCGCGTACTCTGTGCGGGACTTCCTCGGCTTCGCGTTCGGGCACGTGGGTCTGGACTGGGAGAAATTCGTGCGCTTCGACGAGCGGTACCTGCGGCCCACGGAGGTCGACGAACTGGTGGGCGACCCGAGCAAGGTGCAGGACAGTCTGGGGTGGAAGGCTCAGACCATGGTGCCGGAATTGGCGCGGCTGATGGTGGATGCCGATATGGAACACGACTCATCTGGACGGAGAAGCGACGCTGGGGCAGGTCACGGTGGATGA
- a CDS encoding NAD-dependent epimerase/dehydratase family protein: MLSDSLVYVAGHRGLVGSAVSRVLQERGIDTVGWSSADLDLRDRDATFDAVLSAGPRVIVMAAARVGGIMANATYPVDFLNDNLRIQTNLFEAAHAADVERVVFLGSSCIYPKLAPQPIPESALLTGPLEPTNQAYAIAKIAGIEAIRSYRAQYGRRWISAMPTNLYGPGDNFDLTSSHVLPAMIRKFHEADDVVIAVGHRFSPSRVLALR, translated from the coding sequence GTGCTCAGTGACTCCCTCGTCTACGTCGCAGGCCATCGTGGCCTCGTGGGTTCCGCAGTGTCTCGGGTGCTGCAGGAGCGCGGGATCGACACGGTAGGCTGGTCCTCGGCCGACCTCGACCTACGGGATCGCGATGCCACGTTCGACGCGGTACTCTCGGCAGGCCCGCGCGTCATTGTCATGGCAGCCGCCCGGGTGGGCGGAATCATGGCGAACGCCACCTACCCTGTGGACTTCCTCAACGACAACCTGCGAATTCAGACGAACCTGTTCGAGGCGGCCCATGCTGCCGACGTTGAGCGGGTGGTGTTCTTGGGCTCGAGCTGTATCTACCCGAAACTCGCACCGCAGCCGATCCCGGAATCGGCCTTGCTGACCGGCCCACTTGAGCCGACGAACCAGGCCTACGCCATTGCGAAGATCGCCGGCATTGAAGCGATTAGGTCATACCGCGCCCAATATGGAAGGCGCTGGATCTCGGCAATGCCCACCAACCTGTACGGTCCGGGGGACAACTTCGATCTCACCTCCAGCCACGTGCTGCCGGCGATGATCCGCAAGTTCCACGAGGCCGACGATGTGGTGATCGCTGTGGGGCACCGGTTCTCCCCGTCGCGAGTTCTTGCACTGCGATGA
- a CDS encoding UDP binding domain-containing protein: protein MEDVLAGDTRCAQRAVPGQIIRGPGSDCSPSTSAALGAGAPVTAQTCPSRWSCSSSTNPTGREHPPGQRTCDPLPRTRLDTTEVLDAAGTKWNFLPFRPGLVGGHCIGVDPYYLTHKALEVGYHPEVILAGRRIHDAMGAYVADQLVLLMTRKGLAVGGARVLVLGPTFKENCPDTKNTRVVDVIERLREYGAVVEVADPWVTPEQAKDLGADLVDLDSAWDREYSAALLAVAHDQSAGVGPALRELVGAAGVIYDVKRMLGAESDGRL, encoded by the coding sequence GTGGAAGATGTGCTGGCTGGCGATACACGTTGTGCCCAGCGGGCCGTTCCAGGTCAGATCATCCGCGGGCCGGGCTCCGATTGCAGCCCGAGTACCTCCGCCGCCCTCGGCGCCGGTGCGCCTGTAACCGCCCAGACCTGCCCCTCAAGGTGGTCCTGCAGTTCGTCCACGAACCCAACGGGACGTGAACATCCTCCTGGTCAACGAACTTGCGATCCTCTTCCACGAACTCGCCTCGACACCACTGAGGTCCTCGACGCCGCGGGGACGAAGTGGAACTTCTTGCCGTTCCGCCCCGGCCTTGTCGGGGGCCACTGCATCGGCGTTGACCCGTACTACCTGACGCACAAGGCGCTGGAGGTCGGGTACCACCCCGAGGTGATCCTGGCGGGCAGGCGCATCCACGACGCCATGGGCGCCTACGTGGCCGATCAGTTGGTGCTCCTGATGACGCGCAAGGGACTTGCGGTCGGCGGGGCACGGGTCCTCGTCCTGGGCCCGACGTTCAAGGAGAACTGCCCCGACACCAAGAACACGCGGGTGGTGGATGTGATCGAACGGCTGCGCGAGTATGGCGCGGTCGTGGAGGTGGCAGACCCGTGGGTGACCCCCGAGCAGGCCAAGGACCTCGGAGCGGACCTCGTAGATCTCGATTCGGCGTGGGACCGCGAGTACTCCGCCGCGCTACTGGCGGTGGCGCACGATCAGTCTGCCGGGGTCGGCCCGGCGCTGCGGGAGCTCGTGGGTGCCGCGGGTGTCATCTACGACGTCAAGAGGATGCTGGGGGCTGAGTCTGACGGGAGGCTGTGA